DNA sequence from the Acidobacteriota bacterium genome:
TCGTCGTTCCTTATAGAGGTCCAAGACAGCAGTTAAGTTGCATGCAGGATCGAATGCGCTTCTCCCCTGCCCTTCTGCGGTCGGGGAAGGATTGGTCTAAACTGCTTGCTGCCATGCACCAGCAGCGCAAGGCGATCAGGGCCTGGTGGCTCTACGATTTCGCCAACTCAGCCTACGCCACCACCATTCAGGCCACCGTTTTCGGACCGTTCTACCGCTCTCTCGTGACGTCATCGGGCGGTTCCGAAGCCGAGGCCACCGCCTACTGGGCCTATCTCAATTCGCTGACTCTCTTGTCGATCGCCCTGATCGGCCCCCTCCTGGGAGCCATCGGGGACTACAGCGGACGCCGCAAGCGCCTGATGGGCGTGTTTCTGGGGCTGGGGCTGGCCGCCACCTCCTGTTTCGTGCTGCTGGGCGACGACAACTATCTCTTCGCCTCCCTGCTCTACCTGGCCGCCACACTGGGCTACGCCTCGGCCGAGATCTACTATGACTCCTTTCTGCCCTTCATCTGCCGCAGCGATGAAGTGGATTCCGTTTCCTCAAAAGGCTATGCGCTGGGATACCTGGGCGGGGGCCTGCTCTTGTCGCTCAACGCCTGGTGGATGATCTCTCCTCAGACTTTCGGGATGCCGGACGTGGAGTTCGCGGTACGGGCCAGCTTCCTCAGCGTAGCCTTCTGGTGGGGCTTCTTTTCCATTCCCCTCTTCCGCCGCATGCCCTCCGACACTCCGCGCCGCCGCGCCCTGGGAGAGGCTTCGCCCCTCCTGGGAGGATTCCGGCGCCTGCGCCGCACCTTTACTCACGTGCGCCGCCATCGGCAGTTGTTGCTCTTCCTGCTGGCCTTCTGGATCTACAACGACGGCGTAGGGACGGTTCAGAAGATGGCCGCCGCCTATGGCGACGAACTCGGGTTCAGCATGGGCCAGTTGGTCTCGGCGCTCCTGCTGGCCAACTTCATCGGCTTTCCGGCCACCTATCTCTACGCGTTGCTGGCCAGGCGATTCGGGGCCAAGCCCATGGTGCTGGCGGGACTCTTCTTCTATGCCGTCATCTGCCTGGGCGCTTTCTTCATCGACAGCGCTGCTGACTTCTTCCTGCTGGCGGCGGCGGTGGGACTGGTGCAGGGAGGCGTGCAGGCTTTAAGCCGCTCGATCTTTTCCTGCATGGTTCCTCACACTCAGTCGGCCGAATTCTTCGGATTCTTCTCCACCAGCTCCCGTTTCGCCGGCATCTTCGGTCCCCTCATCTTCGGTGTCGTCGCTCAGGCCACCGGCTCCTCCATCTTTTCCATCGCCTCGCTGGTGATCTTGTTCCTGGGCGGTGCGCTGGTGCTGTCGCGGGTGGACGTCGAGGAAGGCGCCCGTCTGGCGCGCCTGGAGGACGCAGACATCGGGCCCGAGGAATAGAAGGCCGGGCTCCCGTTCACTCGTGGGCTTCTTTGCGCATGAGGGGGAAGAGCAGGGCGTCTTTGATGTTGGTCAGTCCGGCCACCCGCTTGAGCAGCCGGTCGATGCCGATGCCGGTTCCGGAGATAGGAGGCATGCCGTGCTCCATGCACAGCAGGTAGTCTTCGTCCAGATCCATGGCCTCGTCGTCGCCGCCGCTTTTCAGCGCGGCTTGCTCGGTCAGGCGGCGCCGCTGTTCCAAGGGATCGACCAGCTCCGAGTAGGCGTTGACCAGCTCAGCGCCGTCCACCACCAGTTGGAAGCGGTCCACGATGGCGGCATCTTGATCGTTGCTGCGGGCCAGGGGCGAGATCTGCAGAGGATGTCCAGTCAGAAAAGTGGGCTGTACCAGCATGGGACGCGCCGTTCTCTTGTAGAGCCCGTCGATGATCCGCCCCAGGTTGTTGGACTCCACGTCGTCCTCGTCCAAGCGCACCCCGGCACGGGAGGCGGCCGCGGCCAGCTCTTGAGCGGAATCGTATCGGCGCACGTCGACACCACTGTGCTCCTGGATGACGTCGCGAAAGTCGACGGCAGGCCAGTCTCCCGAGAAGTCGAGTTTCACCGTCTCGCCTTCCCGCCCTTCCCCTTGCGAGGGCAGTTCGAACTGGAGCGAGCCGAAGGTCTCGCGCAGGCTCTCCTGCAGCAAACGCTGGGTGAAGCGCATGTTGTCACGGTAGTTCCAGTAGGCCGCGTAGTACTCCAGCATGGTGAATTCCTGCAGGTGCTCGGCGCTGATGCCTTCGTTGCGGAAACACTTGGCGAATTCGAAAGTGCGGTTGAAGCCGGCCGCCGTGGCCCGCTTGAGGTAGGTCTCGGGAGCGATGCGCAGGAAGACGTCGATATCGAGGGCATTGTGGTGGGTGACGAAGGGCTTGGCCAGGGCCCCTGACTGAGTCACGTTGAGAACCGGCGTTTCGATCTCGAAAAAACCCTCACGTTCGAAGATGGTCCGCATGCTGGAGATGAGCTTGCAGCGCTTGAGCATGGTGAGGCGCGTCTGTTCGTTGCTGATGATGTCGAGGTAGCGCTGACGGTAGCGGGTCTCGACATCGCGCAGCCCATGCCACTTTTCGGGCAACTCGCGCAGGGCCAACCCCAGGATCTGGAAATTTTCGGCCTTGACCGTGAACTCTTCGGTGCGGGTCAGAAAGGTCTTGCCGGAAACGCCCACGAAATCGCCCACCTTGACGGCTTTCTTGAAAAGCTTGAAGGCTTCGTCTCCCACTTCGGCTTTGGAGATGGCCGCCTGAATGCGTCCAGTCACGTCCGAGAGCTTGACGAAGATCAGTTTGCCGAAGCCGCGCAGGGCCGTCACGCGTCCCGCCACGCGCAGGTCCTGGTCGAGTTGATGGGGAATGTCGTCGATATTGGGATAGGAGGTTTCGAAGCGTTCGGGATAGAGCGGCAGGCCCGCCTGGCGGATGCGCTCGATGTCTTGCTTGCGGCTTTCCAAGAGGTCGTTCATAAGAGGTCCACATTATGCCACATCGCTTGCGGCGGCCTGCTTGCTCCGCCGGGCCGGCTTGTGGTACTCCCTGCTTGATGACGCATAAGGCTTCAGAGGACGGCAAGGCGGGCTCCCTGGCGGAGTCCCAGGCCGTGGTGGTGGGGGCGGGGGCTTTCGGCGGCTGGACGGCTCTGCACCTGCAAGAGTCGGGCGTTCAGACCACCTTGGTGGATGCCTGGGGACCCGGCCATGGGCTTTCCAGCTCGGGAGGAGAAACGCGGGTGCTGCGCTGCGGATACGGGCAGCTTTCTCTCTACGCCGAAATGGCCCTCAGGGCCCGCCGGATGTGGCAGGAGCGGGAGGAACGCTGGGGGGTGGAGTTGTTGCATCAGCGTCCCATCCTCTGGATAGGTCATGAAGACGATCCGCTCTTGCGCGGCAGTCAGCAATGCTTCGACCAGCTCGGCCTTCCTTACAACAGGCTCAGCGCGGCCCGCATCCAAGAGCGATTCCCCGACTTCCGCTGCGGTGACGAGGTGGTGGGACTGCTGGAACATCAGGCCGGTGTCCTCTACGCCCGCCGCGCCTGCCGGGTGGTGGCGGACGCCTTCCAGGAGGCGGGAGGAGTGTTGTTGAGGGGACGGGCCAAGGCTCCCGCGGGAAGCGGTTCCTTGAAGGTCCTCGAGCTGGACGACGGACGTCGCCTTAAAGCCGACACCTATCTCTTCGCCTGCGGCCCCTGGATGGCCTCGCTCTTTGACCGCTACCTGGAAGACCGCCTGGAAATCACCCGCCAGGAAGTCTTCTTCTTCGGTCCGCCGCCGGCTCATCCCATGCTGGACGAGCGGGGCGGCCAGGACTGCCGCCTGCCGGTCTTCTATGACGCATCCATGGATTCCTACTACGGAATTCCGCCGCTGCAAGGACGGGGATTCAAGCTGGCCAGCGACCTGGCCGGCCCCGTGGTCGATCCCCAAGGCGATTCCCGCCAAAGTTCGCCTGAGGCCCTGCGGGGGGCGCGCGACTTCCTCAAGAAACGCCTGCCCGTTCTGGCCCATGCTCCCCTGTCTGAAAGCCGGGTGTGCGTCTACACCCGCACTCCGGACCGGCACTTTGTGATGGGGCCCCATCCGCGCATTTCAAATGTCTTCCTGGCTGGCGGCGGCTCCGGCCACGGCTTCAAGCACGGGCCGCTGGTGGGAGAGTATGCGGCCGCAATGATGAGCAAGAACCGACCGTTCCCCTCCCAATGGCGCCTCGACCGTTTGCTGTAAGCTCGCGGCAAGCCGGCCAAGGCACGAGTGCAGTGCGTCAGAAGTTTTGAACCACCCTGTGGCGTTTTCCCACGCTTTCACAGCGTTGGCACATTTGCCGTCTGAAACCCAGGGCGGCGCCCCGTCTCGCTTGCGCTCGCCGGGGCTGACCCTGGGCTGGCGAATCCGTCCCTTTCAGGAACAAAAACGGCGGCCCTGGCACCGAACTTATGACCGGGGGCACCCGCTTCGATGGCCACCATGATTCCTCTGGCGGAAATTCCCTATAAGCGTCTCAAAGTCTCTTCCTGTGTCAGACGCATTTAGTATATACTTAGGCTCGGGCAATCTGACTAGCCAATCAAAAAAGGGGGGAATACCTAAATGCTAACCGTAAAAGAAGGCCAAACATGGGCCGGGGATTTCGCCAAGAAGACCGCGGCCCAGATGGGACTTGACATCCGTACATTCTGGAGAGCGCCTGCCAACGGCGTCGATTGGACCTTGGAAATGACCGTGGAAGAAAGCGGCGAGTCGGTGGGCGTCTCCGTTTGGTTTCTTCATTTGAAGAAGCTGGAAGAAAAGACCAAGTCCAAGATCAAGGCCGATATTCGTAGAGGCCTCAAGGAGTTGCAGGCTAAGATCGCGGCATGAACGGCTCCTTCCGAGACTGCGGCGGTTCTTCCCCCCACCGCTGTCGTCGGCCCGACGGGTCCGCCCTCGGGTTTCTGGCGGGCGCCCTCCCATGCGCGCCGGGAAGCGGCCCCTTTTTCGGCCTGCCGCTTTCCAAATCGCGAAATGCTCAATAACTCATCAGATAAGTTAATATAACACTATTCTTAACTCCCCCATCATATACAATTAGCATCCCTGTGTCCCGGGAGGCGGCGCTTTTCTCCGTCCACCTCAGGGCCCTATACTGACCTGCATGGAGATTCTTGTCATCGATCGTCCGCTGGTGCGGCGCCTGCTTCCCATGGGGCAATGCATCGGGGCCATGCGAAAGGCCCTGGCCGGATTGGCCCGTGGTGAAGGGGTGCAGCCGCTTCGCACCATCATGTGGCTCCCCGAGAAGAAGGGCGCTATCGGCCTGATGCCGGGATACACGGCGGACCCGCCTGCCGCCGGCGTCAAGGTAGTGACCGTCTTCCCTCAGAATCACGGCACCGAGTTTGATTCCCACCAGGGGGCCGTCCTGCTTTTTCACGCCCAGCACGGCTACCTGCTGGCCTTGGCTGAAGCGGGCGAGATCACGGCCATCCGCACGGCGGCCGTTTCGGCGGTCGCCAGTGACTTGCTGGCTCGTCCTCAGGCCGGCGACTTGGCCATTCTGGGCAGCGGGGTGCAGGCCCGCCAGCATCTGGAGGCCATGAGTTGCGTGCGCGATCTGCGCCGGGTAAGGGTGTGGAGCCCGACCCGAGAGCACCGGGAGGACTTCGCAGCCCGCCTCAGCGGCCGCTTCGGCTGCCGGGTGGAGGCCATGAGAGGGCCACGCGAAACGGTTGAAGGCGCCGACTTGATCTGTACCACCACCTTCGCCTCCCAGCCTGTCTTAGAAGGCGGGTGGCTGGCGCCTGGTTGCCACATCAACGCCGTGGGCTCGAGCCTTCCCACTGCGCGCGAACTCGACAGCCAGGCCGTCTTGCGCTCGCGCCTTTTCATCGACCGCCTGGAATCGACCCTCAACGAGGCCGGCGACTTTCTCATCCCCAAAGAGGAGGGCGTGATCGACGACAGTCACATCCAGGGCGAGATCGGAGATATTCTGGAGGGCAAGATCGAGGGACGCCGGGGCCATCATGAAATCACCCTCTTCAAGTCGTTGGGACTGGCCGTGGAAGACGTGCAAGCCGTGGAGTGGATCTATCGCCAAGCCCTCAGTCAGGGCGTGGGCGAAAAAGTGCCCTTCGGCGGTCCCAAAGAAGCGGACTGAACGATGAAGCCTCTTCAGCCGATTCCTCTGCAGCAGGTGAAGGCGGCCCGCCGGCGCCTGCGGGGAAAGGTGGTGCGGACTCCGCTGGTGCCGCTCAACGCCTCCCAGTCTGCGGCTTCCATCTACCTCAAGCTGGAGAACCTGCAGCCCATCGGATCCTTCAAGCTGCGGGGCGCCGCCAACGCCATGTTGGCCTGCGACCCGGAACTGGTGCGGCAGGGTGTGTACACGGCCAGCGCCGGAAACATGGCTCAGGGCGTGGCTTACCAAGCCCAGCGCATGGGGGTGCAATGCAAGGTGCTGGTGCCCGATCACGCCCCCCGCACCAAGTGCCGGGCCGTGGAGCGGTTGGGAGGAGAAGTCATCAAGGTGCCGTTCGAGGAATGGTGGCGCGTGCTGGTCGAGCATGAACATCCCCGCATGCGCGGACTTTTCCTGCATCCGGTCAGCGACGAGCGGGTGATGGCCGGCAACGGCACTATCGCGCTGGAGATTCTCGAGGACTTGCCCGACGTCGAGGCGGTGGTGATTCCCTTCGGCGGCGGCGGCCTGAGTTGCGGCATTGCCTCGGCTTTACGGGCTCTCAAGCCCGAGGTGCGGGTTTATGCCGCTGAAGTGGAGACGGCCGCTCCTCTGAAAGCCTCCTTGCTCAAGGGAGAGGCCGCCAGCATCGACTACCGGGCCAGTTTCGTGGACGGCATCGGAGGCAAGAGCGTGCTGAGCGAGATGTGGCCGCTGGCCCGCCGTCTCCTCCACGATTCGCTGGTGGTCTCCCTTGCCGAGACCGCTCAAGCCTTACGCCTGACGGCCGAACGCAATCACGTCATTGCCGAGGGTGCCGGGGCGGCCGCCGTGGCAGCAGCCCTGGGCGGAGGTGCCGGTCAAGGCAAGGTGGTCTGCGTCATATCGGGAGGCAACATCGACAGCGAACGGCTTATCGCCGTCCTCAGCGGACGCCCGCCCCACGAGATCCCTTGAATCTCAGGACTGGTCCAGGGCGCGCTCAACCTCCTTGACCAGGTCGGGCAGGCCGAAGGGCTTGCGCAGCGTGGTGAAAGCCCCCAGGCGGCGCGCCGTTTCCAGTCCGGCTGTGCAGGAGGAGTCGCCTGAGATGGCGATGATGGGCAGTTCGGGTCGAAAGTCCTTCAGCCGGCGGATCAGTTCGAGTCCTCCCAGGCGGGGCATGGAAAGATCAGTGATGACCAGATCGGCGGGCGCCGTTTGCGCCAGGCCTTCCCGGCCGTCGCCGGCTTGCACGGGAGAATGGCCAAGTTCCTGAAGAGCGCAGCAAAGGGAGGAGCGCAGACCGTGGTCGTCATCGACCACCAGAATGTTTGCCATCGAAGAGAATCCTCTCCAAGTTCCCTGGACCTCACCTGCTACTACTTTACACGCTAATCGTCTTGCCTGTTTCACAAAAGGCCGGAGAGAATCCGTCGGTGCAAGTCAGCTAAGGAATTCTGCTACATGGGAATTTTCCTTGACTAAACCGGTGCGCCGACGGACAGGCTTTCGGCGACTTCCAGCAGCCAATCGAAGAAGCGGTCGATGTCTTTTTCGTCCAGGTCGGAATTGACGCAGGGCAGGCGCACCACGTTCTCGCCTTCCACGTCGCCATAGCCGACCTTGAGGACGCCTTGCCTGTCGAGTCGGTCACACAACTCCACCGCGTCCACCTCTTTAACGCGGAAACAGACGTTGACCGATTCGATGTCCTTGACCAATTCCAGACGGGGGTGGTCAAGCACCTTGCGGCGTGCGTAGCCGGCCAACTGAAAGAGGTGCGTGATGCGTTGGTCCATTCCGCTGTCGCCGTAGTAGCTCCAAAGGGCCCAGGCTTTGAAGGCGTCATTGCGCCGTCCGCATTGCAGCGATTTGGTGCCGGGGTTGAAGTCGTGCTCGGACTGGAACAGATAGTCGGCGTTCTCGTTGAAGCAGCGTTCCAGCAGTCCTCCGCGGTTAACCAGCAGCACCGAGCAACTCAGCGGCACTCCGCCCATCTTATGCAGGTTCCAGGCGAAGGAGTGGCTGAGCTGCGAGCCTTCCAGCAGGTGGCGGTAGCTGCTGCTGAGAAGGGCTGACCCTCCCAGTGCGGCATCCACGTGCATCCACAGTCCGTACTCTCGGCAGACGTCGGCGATTTCGGGCAGCGGGTCATAAGAGCCAAGCACGGTGGTGCCCGCTGTGGCCACCACGCAGAAGGGCAGGAAACCGCGCTTGAGGTCGCGCTTGAGGGCTTGCCGCAAGGCTTCGGGATCGAGCCGTCCAAGATCGTCGCTGTCCACCTTGCGCAGCGACTCGCGCCCCACGCCCATGAATCCGCAGGCCTTGACCAGCGAGTAGTGGCTGATGTCCGAGGCGTACGCTGTCATGCGCCGGCCGACTCCTCTTTCTCGCGAGGCCGGGTCGGCCTGGTTGCGGGCCAATAGCATCCCCACAAGATTGGCCAGCGACCCGCCGGGAGTAAAGGTGCCGTCGGCCGCCCCGCTGTATCCCACCTTTTCGATCATGCGTTCGATGACGATCCGTTCAATGAGGATGTGAGGCCCGGCCGCCTTGAAGGTGTACATGGAGCTGTTGAGGACGGCGCTGAGCATCTCGGCGGAGAGGGCGGGGAAGCACTTGCCTCCGAACAACTGATTGAAGAAACGCCGGCTGCCGACCTCGGGGGTGGTTTCCATGATGGCTTGCAGACGGCTGAAGAACTCTTCATCCGAGAGTCCCTGCTCAGAGATCTCCAAGTCGAGGTGCTGCTGCAGTTGCTGGGGCGTTCGGTACTGAAAGGGATGCAGCGTCTCTTCACGTTGAAGGTAGTCGCCGGCGAGCTTGGCGGTTTGCTTGAGGAATGTCTCTCGGTCCATAGGGTCGTGATCTCCCGCGTGACGGGCGGACGGGCGCCGCCGCGTCAGGGTGCGGACTCCTTAAGTTGTTTCCAGCCGAGATGCGGATCGGACAGGCAACGTTTCGCTGGGGTTAATGCCAGGCTTGATCCTGCCGAAGAGAAAAAAGAGTTTGCCATGGATGTATTCGTTGCCCGCCAGCCCATCTTCGACCGCCTGGGACAGTGCGTCGCTTACGAATTGCTCTTTCGGGCCGGATGGGAGAACATCTTCCCCCCTGTCGACCCGGACTCGGCCTCTGCCCATACCCTGTCCAACAGCCTGGTGTCGCTGGGCCTCGACACCTTGGCCGGAAGCAAAGACGTCTTTATCAATTTTACTCAAAAACTGCTGACCAGCGGCGCGGCCACCCTCTTGCCTCCTCAGAAAGCGGTGGTGGAGGTGCTGGAGTCGGTCGATCCGGCAAACGCCCAAGTGCTGGAAAGTTGCCGTGACCTGAAGAGCCGAGGCTACCGTTTGGCCTTGGACGACTTCGTATTGCGCGACGAGTCGCGGGAACTGGCCGGGTTGGCCGACATCATCAAGATCGACTATCGGGCGTCCAGCCCGCTGCAGCGTTCGACCATGGTCAGGCGGCTGGAATCTTCGGGCGTGGCTTTCCTGGCTGAAAAGGTGGAAACCGCCGAGGAGGTGAGGGAGGCCGAGGAACTGGGTGTCCGCTACCTGCAGGGCTATTTTTACTGCCGTCCCGACATCGTTGCCGGCCGGGTCATCCCCGGCTTCAAGTTCAGCTATGTCGAGTTGCTCCGTGAGCTCTACAAGCCGGATTTCGACCTCGACCGGGTGGAAAAGCTCATCAAGAGCGACCTTTCGCTTTCATACGGGCTGTTGAAGCTGGTCAACTCGGCGGCCTTCGCCTTGGCCCGGCGCATCGAATCGATGCGCCAAGCCCTGGTCCTGCTGGGGCAAGACAAGGTGAGGAAGTGGGTCTCGGTGGTGATTATGTCGCGCATGGCCAGCGACAAGCCGCAGGAGCTGGTGGTGAACTCGATCATACGCGCCTATTTTTGCGAGAAACTGGCTCAACAGACCAGCCTGCGGACGCGCAAGGACGATCTCTTTCTGATGGGCATGTTTTCGCTCGTCGATGCCATCCTCGATCAGCCTTTGACGGAGGCGCTGGAATCCTTGCCCATCGACTCCGACATCAAGCAGGCCCTTCTGGGCGAGGAGAGCGAATTGAGCGGCGTTTTGGACCTGGTGCTGCGCTATGAAAAGGCAGATTGGGAAGGCCTTTCCAGATGCGCCTCCCAGGCCGGACTTGCCGACGAGACGTTGCCCGCCCTCTACCGCGAAGCGGTTCAATTTGTCGATTCCCTCAAAGTCTGAAGAGCCTCGCGGCCCGGCTCCGTGTCCCGACCCGCTTGAACTCGCGGGCTCCCTGTGCCAGAAAGATGGCGGGTAAACGCCATGAAGAAGGCCACCGCCGTTATCGCCGGAGCCGGCCCTGCCGGACTGACTGCCGCTTTGGAACTGCTGCGCGGCGGTGAGGTGCATCCGCTGGTCTTCGAGATGGACGATTGCGTGGGCGGGATTTCCCGCACGGTCTGTCACAACGGCAACCGCATGGACATCGGCGGGCATCGGTTTTTCTCAAAGTCGGACTGGGTCATGGGCTGGTGGCAGTCGATTCTGCCCGTGGCTCGAGAGGAGAGCGGCCCGGTGAGCCTCACCTACCAGCGTCAGAGCCGTCCGCTGAGGGTGACGCGGCGGGCAACGGATAGTCAGGACGACGTCATGCTGGTGCGCCGCCGCATTTCCCGCATCTATTATCTGAGACGCTTCTTCAGCTATCCCATCCGCCTCAACTGGGCCACCCTGCGCAACCTGGGACCGGGGCGCGCCGCCCGCATCGCCTTCAGCTACCTGCGGGCGAGGGCCTTTCCCATTCGTCCCGAGCGCTCGCTGGAGGACTTTCTCATCAACCGCTTCGGACGCGAGCTCTACAGCACCTTCTTCCGCGACTACACCGAGAAGGTGTGGGGACGGCCCTGCAGTCGCATCTCGCCCGAATGGGGCGCTCAGCGCATCAAGGGGCTTTCCGTCAGCCGGGCCCTGCTTCATGCCTTCAAGCAAGTCCTTCCCCGGCGCGGCGGAGACGTGAGCCAAAGAGGCACCGAAACCAGCCTCATCGAACGCTTCCTCTATCCCAAGTACGGCCCGGGACACATGTGGCAGCGGGTGGCCGAGCAGGTTGAAGAGCGAGGCGGGGAGGTGCGTCTCAACCACCGGGTGGAACGTCTTTTGCTGCGCCAGGGGCGGATCAGCCAGGTCGAGGTGCTCGACCGCCGCAGCGGAGAGCGGCGGCGCGTGGACTGCGACTACTTCATCTCCACCATGCCCGTCAAGGAACTGGTGGAACAAGTCGATCCTCCTCCTTCTCCCGCCGTCCGCCGGGTGGCGGGCGGTTTGGAGTACCGCGACTTCATTGCCGTAGGACTGCTCGTCCCTCGCCTCAAACCCGAGGGCCAAGGACGCCGCGGCGACCGCCTCATCCCCGACAATTGGATCTACATCCAAGACCAGGGCGTGCGCTTGGGGAGGGTGCAGATCTTCAACAACTGGTCGCCTCACCTGGTGGAGGATCCCGACCAGGTATGGCTGGGACTGGAGTATTTCTGCCGCCAGGGGGACGAACTGTGGAACCTCGACGACCAGCAGATGGTCGCTTTGGCGGTGGACGAGTTGCGCCGCATCGAACTGCTCGAATGCGACGTTCCCGTTCTCGACCAGCACATCCAACGGGTGCCCAAAGCCTATCCCGGCTATTTCGGGACCTACGGCGAGTTCGAGGTGATACGCCGCTGGGCCGACTCGGTTCCCAACCTGTTCCTGGTGGGACGCAACGGCATGCACCGCTACAACAACCAGGACCACTCCATGCTTACCGCCAGGGCCGCCGTCGACGCCATTTACGGTTCGGCCGACAAGTCGGCTATCTGGGACGTCAACGTAGGCGACGACTACCACGAAGAGGCGTCTGTGGGCGAGTCCTGAGCGCCTATTCCTCCTTGCCGATGATCACGCGCTTGAGGCGCACGATGCGGTCTTCTTCGCCCGAACTGCCGTAGA
Encoded proteins:
- a CDS encoding ornithine cyclodeaminase family protein encodes the protein MEILVIDRPLVRRLLPMGQCIGAMRKALAGLARGEGVQPLRTIMWLPEKKGAIGLMPGYTADPPAAGVKVVTVFPQNHGTEFDSHQGAVLLFHAQHGYLLALAEAGEITAIRTAAVSAVASDLLARPQAGDLAILGSGVQARQHLEAMSCVRDLRRVRVWSPTREHREDFAARLSGRFGCRVEAMRGPRETVEGADLICTTTFASQPVLEGGWLAPGCHINAVGSSLPTARELDSQAVLRSRLFIDRLESTLNEAGDFLIPKEEGVIDDSHIQGEIGDILEGKIEGRRGHHEITLFKSLGLAVEDVQAVEWIYRQALSQGVGEKVPFGGPKEAD
- a CDS encoding NAD(P)/FAD-dependent oxidoreductase, whose protein sequence is MKKATAVIAGAGPAGLTAALELLRGGEVHPLVFEMDDCVGGISRTVCHNGNRMDIGGHRFFSKSDWVMGWWQSILPVAREESGPVSLTYQRQSRPLRVTRRATDSQDDVMLVRRRISRIYYLRRFFSYPIRLNWATLRNLGPGRAARIAFSYLRARAFPIRPERSLEDFLINRFGRELYSTFFRDYTEKVWGRPCSRISPEWGAQRIKGLSVSRALLHAFKQVLPRRGGDVSQRGTETSLIERFLYPKYGPGHMWQRVAEQVEERGGEVRLNHRVERLLLRQGRISQVEVLDRRSGERRRVDCDYFISTMPVKELVEQVDPPPSPAVRRVAGGLEYRDFIAVGLLVPRLKPEGQGRRGDRLIPDNWIYIQDQGVRLGRVQIFNNWSPHLVEDPDQVWLGLEYFCRQGDELWNLDDQQMVALAVDELRRIELLECDVPVLDQHIQRVPKAYPGYFGTYGEFEVIRRWADSVPNLFLVGRNGMHRYNNQDHSMLTARAAVDAIYGSADKSAIWDVNVGDDYHEEASVGES
- a CDS encoding pyridoxal-dependent decarboxylase; this encodes MDRETFLKQTAKLAGDYLQREETLHPFQYRTPQQLQQHLDLEISEQGLSDEEFFSRLQAIMETTPEVGSRRFFNQLFGGKCFPALSAEMLSAVLNSSMYTFKAAGPHILIERIVIERMIEKVGYSGAADGTFTPGGSLANLVGMLLARNQADPASRERGVGRRMTAYASDISHYSLVKACGFMGVGRESLRKVDSDDLGRLDPEALRQALKRDLKRGFLPFCVVATAGTTVLGSYDPLPEIADVCREYGLWMHVDAALGGSALLSSSYRHLLEGSQLSHSFAWNLHKMGGVPLSCSVLLVNRGGLLERCFNENADYLFQSEHDFNPGTKSLQCGRRNDAFKAWALWSYYGDSGMDQRITHLFQLAGYARRKVLDHPRLELVKDIESVNVCFRVKEVDAVELCDRLDRQGVLKVGYGDVEGENVVRLPCVNSDLDEKDIDRFFDWLLEVAESLSVGAPV
- a CDS encoding MFS transporter: MHQQRKAIRAWWLYDFANSAYATTIQATVFGPFYRSLVTSSGGSEAEATAYWAYLNSLTLLSIALIGPLLGAIGDYSGRRKRLMGVFLGLGLAATSCFVLLGDDNYLFASLLYLAATLGYASAEIYYDSFLPFICRSDEVDSVSSKGYALGYLGGGLLLSLNAWWMISPQTFGMPDVEFAVRASFLSVAFWWGFFSIPLFRRMPSDTPRRRALGEASPLLGGFRRLRRTFTHVRRHRQLLLFLLAFWIYNDGVGTVQKMAAAYGDELGFSMGQLVSALLLANFIGFPATYLYALLARRFGAKPMVLAGLFFYAVICLGAFFIDSAADFFLLAAAVGLVQGGVQALSRSIFSCMVPHTQSAEFFGFFSTSSRFAGIFGPLIFGVVAQATGSSIFSIASLVILFLGGALVLSRVDVEEGARLARLEDADIGPEE
- a CDS encoding pyridoxal-phosphate dependent enzyme gives rise to the protein MKPLQPIPLQQVKAARRRLRGKVVRTPLVPLNASQSAASIYLKLENLQPIGSFKLRGAANAMLACDPELVRQGVYTASAGNMAQGVAYQAQRMGVQCKVLVPDHAPRTKCRAVERLGGEVIKVPFEEWWRVLVEHEHPRMRGLFLHPVSDERVMAGNGTIALEILEDLPDVEAVVIPFGGGGLSCGIASALRALKPEVRVYAAEVETAAPLKASLLKGEAASIDYRASFVDGIGGKSVLSEMWPLARRLLHDSLVVSLAETAQALRLTAERNHVIAEGAGAAAVAAALGGGAGQGKVVCVISGGNIDSERLIAVLSGRPPHEIP
- a CDS encoding response regulator, encoding MANILVVDDDHGLRSSLCCALQELGHSPVQAGDGREGLAQTAPADLVITDLSMPRLGGLELIRRLKDFRPELPIIAISGDSSCTAGLETARRLGAFTTLRKPFGLPDLVKEVERALDQS
- the lysS gene encoding lysine--tRNA ligase, with the protein product MNDLLESRKQDIERIRQAGLPLYPERFETSYPNIDDIPHQLDQDLRVAGRVTALRGFGKLIFVKLSDVTGRIQAAISKAEVGDEAFKLFKKAVKVGDFVGVSGKTFLTRTEEFTVKAENFQILGLALRELPEKWHGLRDVETRYRQRYLDIISNEQTRLTMLKRCKLISSMRTIFEREGFFEIETPVLNVTQSGALAKPFVTHHNALDIDVFLRIAPETYLKRATAAGFNRTFEFAKCFRNEGISAEHLQEFTMLEYYAAYWNYRDNMRFTQRLLQESLRETFGSLQFELPSQGEGREGETVKLDFSGDWPAVDFRDVIQEHSGVDVRRYDSAQELAAAASRAGVRLDEDDVESNNLGRIIDGLYKRTARPMLVQPTFLTGHPLQISPLARSNDQDAAIVDRFQLVVDGAELVNAYSELVDPLEQRRRLTEQAALKSGGDDEAMDLDEDYLLCMEHGMPPISGTGIGIDRLLKRVAGLTNIKDALLFPLMRKEAHE
- a CDS encoding FAD-dependent oxidoreductase translates to MTHKASEDGKAGSLAESQAVVVGAGAFGGWTALHLQESGVQTTLVDAWGPGHGLSSSGGETRVLRCGYGQLSLYAEMALRARRMWQEREERWGVELLHQRPILWIGHEDDPLLRGSQQCFDQLGLPYNRLSAARIQERFPDFRCGDEVVGLLEHQAGVLYARRACRVVADAFQEAGGVLLRGRAKAPAGSGSLKVLELDDGRRLKADTYLFACGPWMASLFDRYLEDRLEITRQEVFFFGPPPAHPMLDERGGQDCRLPVFYDASMDSYYGIPPLQGRGFKLASDLAGPVVDPQGDSRQSSPEALRGARDFLKKRLPVLAHAPLSESRVCVYTRTPDRHFVMGPHPRISNVFLAGGGSGHGFKHGPLVGEYAAAMMSKNRPFPSQWRLDRLL
- a CDS encoding HDOD domain-containing protein gives rise to the protein MDVFVARQPIFDRLGQCVAYELLFRAGWENIFPPVDPDSASAHTLSNSLVSLGLDTLAGSKDVFINFTQKLLTSGAATLLPPQKAVVEVLESVDPANAQVLESCRDLKSRGYRLALDDFVLRDESRELAGLADIIKIDYRASSPLQRSTMVRRLESSGVAFLAEKVETAEEVREAEELGVRYLQGYFYCRPDIVAGRVIPGFKFSYVELLRELYKPDFDLDRVEKLIKSDLSLSYGLLKLVNSAAFALARRIESMRQALVLLGQDKVRKWVSVVIMSRMASDKPQELVVNSIIRAYFCEKLAQQTSLRTRKDDLFLMGMFSLVDAILDQPLTEALESLPIDSDIKQALLGEESELSGVLDLVLRYEKADWEGLSRCASQAGLADETLPALYREAVQFVDSLKV